tatTACTCTCACGCAGTATTGGACAGATTTAAGCCGGTACTACCGGCTAATTTTTCAGTACACATTTTTACGTAATTATctgcagaaaattacattttccaactcagaaaaatctattgagtccaaatattatatttaaattttctaattaacattctaaatttttgaacctattctagacaattaaattattttaattaaacagTTAATTAATTGCGATTCTTACAATtggattaataataaaaaaacaaacaacaaTTAGTGAACAATAGTAAAATAATTCCTTCATAGTGATATTATTTATAGAGATGGaagaaaaaattcatattaatatAGTAAATCTTGCTTGGATTACTTTAATGGTTGTTttcacatttttcttttctcttagtATGGGGAGGAAGTGGACTTCAAAAGTACGACTAATTGGGGTAGGAGATCCAGCTATATCAATTGTTTTCTAACTGGGTTATTAAATTTTTCTATTGAATATTCTTTATTTCATTTCCTTTTAATTAATACCATACCAATTCTTTTAATTCAAATATATCCACATTTCGTAAGTCTATTTTATTTGAGTGGTGTAATGTAATCAATGCATAATACAAACAAAATAATCTATCAATTatccaatagtaaaatttattaaaatttctaTTTGGATAAATTGGCTCTTACCaaagttatatataaaaaatgagtaACTGTAAACTCCCCCCCCCTTAAcacctctttttccttttttccccttttttcaaACGAATTCATCTTTCGAACCATATCTCATCCCGTATGTGATGAAATAGGATGAATTGAGACAGTATTTTGTAAATACGTAATTATCTTGAATATATCAACCATTTATTTACTTTTCGATTATccgaaaagaacaaaaaaaacatCTTGTTCTTTTTCAACAATTTCTGATATCTAGTAGACTTCTCAGTAGGATTCGAACCCAGATGCagttttaagaaaaaaaagaacaataGGCTCTTATAGAATTGCCAAAAAATTCTTCGATTTCTTCTGAAAGCAGATGATTATTCATCTGCTTCTCACATTCTATGAATAGTCGACACATTGAAGAATATCCAAAGAGACATTTAGAGAATCGCTTTGATTCTATTTATGTTCGTTCCGTTTGAAGAAAGGAAGAATCCAAACAAAGAATCaatctttcttttagttgtatcTCTTTGATTGGTCAATGTATGATATTCCAAACCCTCGTTTCTAATGAAATTTCTGGATTGATCAAAAGATCCTTTTAATTGGCTAAAATCCGTTTGAATGAAACTAGATCTCGTGAAATCATATTGACTATTTGATGATACATTCCATACCTTGCTAAAATATCAATCTTTGTTTACCAACCACACATTATCTAATCAAATCCAATTTTCTCTCGATATGCTCCTCAAAATCCGATTCGCGCGAATTCTTCCCCCAACTAGCGAAGAGATCTTGGCAGAGTTGCCACGTGAAATTGAGCACCATTTTGCAAAAAAAATAGCCCGCTTATTTCTCAAAAAGAAATGGAAAACATGCTCAATATCATTTGATTGAGCACCCGTGTAACGTCGCCCTATATTCCAATTCCACGACAGACAATCGATGTGTATCAATGATGTCAAAAGGGCGGTAATAGTATTTGGGGGAGCACAGGAATTGCATAAATACTCCCGGTAGAGTAAATTTTATTTGTCTGTTCTCCAGAGGTTACTGTAGAATTTATAAATATAACAACAAATTGTAACAACAACAAAGGGGAGGGGGGAAAACGATCGGTGTACAAATCAACGAGGGAAAAAAAAACTGTTTTCTagaaggaaacaaaaaaaaaaggctatGCATTACCCAAGTTACCTCAGTTACAGATGCCTCGAGTCTTCTGCTGCCTAACTTTGCAGGACACTGGACCAAGAAGATCGCGGCGTGCCTTTTGTTTTCATTAAAAGAGTTGGTTTGATATTTACTTCATAATCTTCCAACTGCAAGCTCAAGGAATCGCTGTCGCACAATGTTAGCGCTAATGATTGACCAACAGTTTTTGTATAGTCATCCTGAAGGCTGATGTAGTCAGTAAGTTCTCCTTCAAGATCATCACTCAGATCACGTTGCCCTGGAATAACTACGATTCCAGCTTCAGAAACATTAATCGGAACAGAAGCAAAGTAACGCCCTCTGCTGTTACTATTACTCTGATCTCCAgatctcttccttttctttcccttttgtTTTTCGGGATGATGAAGCTTGCATCTGGTTCCTTTCGTACAGGTGCCCGTTGCTTGAAAAGTAGGACAGATACAACTGTGCTTCTTCCTACACTGATCATACATGAGCAAGCGAGTATTAGTCTCCGGTCATTTATGCACACAAATTTTTCGAAGAACAGTCAGCAGAGCCTAGAGTACAGAAaagattataattaaataaacaagaTTACACTTAGCAGTATTACTCCATTAGGATTAGCAATCCAACACAAACAGTGCAACAGGCTGCAACTGACTAGTCAATATGAAATTCTACTCAATGAACCCAAGTTGACATTAGAACCCTATGGCCTATACCCTACATAAATACAATGAACCACCGGATCATATCCATATTCTGCTAGTTGAAATGGAAATTCATACGCAAAGAAATGGATATTCTAGCAAAATGAGGAACAAATTAAATATTCAATATTatccagaaaacaaaattaattatgttGGTTAATACCTCATTCCCATCAGCACAATAACCCTTGAGAAATCCTTCACAAACAGAAGCCTTAGGGTTCACATTGACATGTCTATATGGGCAATTTCGGTTTGTGCATAAGCCTGCCATGAAAGTCGTCAGAATTATAACTTCCTTTGGAAGGAAAAAGACGAATTATATCAAAGATTACTTTCTAATAACCTTGCAGAAAATAAGAACAATCTGGCATTCTCTCTGGTATAACCTGCACAAGTGATTAACTTCAGTTTAGAGACAGGAGTAAATGCAGTAGATAACATTCAATGTCTTGGACTTGCTGCTATAACAAAACCTTATGAGTCAATTTGCAGCTGGGAGTAGAACATAAACCATTCAGGAACTTAGTACAGACAGCAATTTTTGAGGGATCATGAACATAAGGGCATTTCCCACCCTCCTTGTTACATTTCCCAAATCTTGTAAAAAACTGACAATACTTCTGCTTTCGAGCCAACCGTTGCCTGGCAGTATGCAAGCTCCATCTAACTTTTTCATTTGCCAATTTTCGAGTTCGTTTTTTTGGGTCTCTGATAAGCTGATTACCATTTCCAATTCGGACATATCTGTGAAAATTGATTCAGCATAGCAAGATCAATAACACTGCAGGACTTGGCATTATACAAATATTTTCCCTTTGGCTGCTTTTAAGCTAAGACAACCAACACTGACGAAATTCAAAATACTATAGGTATAAAAGCCAGTGCATAATAAGAGGGAACATACTCATCATTTCCAATCACCAATCTCCTAGGAATGTAAGCTCTTTTCACAACCAAGCCCGAATCAGCAGTGGCAGACGACAGGGATTCATCATCTACAAAAAGAATTGTAAGTGAAACATTGTAAGACCAAGTAATAGGATCTATTAACTGCTAGAGAAAAACAGCAGACTTATCCACAGAATATAATGACAAAAGAATGGGAAGCTGAACAGAAATGGAAGAACATTCATAATGGTCAATCCCATATTGGAAACAAAAGAAAGCTTAATGATTCCACACCTCACATTGCATAAACAAGAAATCAACTACAAACAAACTAAATGGTGTGGAGTATTTTACATAAGATAAgcaataaaaaaattgagaacaTTTCAAGAATATACAGGCAGGGCATATGTACACAGCCATGACAACATATGGGGTGAGTAATTCCAAattttgaacccatgaccaacaAGTCACAAGGCATCAAGGCTTATATGTTTGGATTTTTCTTTCTGCACCTTTACCATCATAtagacattaaaataaaaaaagggtaGCCCAGTGCACAAGCATTCCACATTAACGGAGGGTCCAGAAAAGGGTCATACCCAAAGGGTATAATGTACACAGCCTAACCTGTTAATTACATCAGTGGCTGTTTACACGGATTGAACCCGTGACCTTAAGGTCACACAGAGATAACACAACCATTGCTCCAAGGCTCCACTTCTATAGTATAGACATTAAGTTAATCAAAATGAGTCATAATGCTAACAGGTAATTCACTGCAAATGTTCAACTAGGGAACACATCTTTGGGAGAGGAAATAGGTCAGAGTCTTTTAGACATGCCTCGCCTATAATGCTATTTCAAAGGCTATTCATTATTGAAGTTGAAAAGAAACTAGCAAGCATTGCTTAGCTGAtgcaattaaattttttgttctaaGGAGCATCCATCATCCTTTCATTCAGTTCTTAATCTATCCCACAATGTTTTTTCATTGTGCTTAGAAGAATCTTGAAAACTGTCATACCACAATTTGTCCTTCAGCAGTCTGAGGCACCGTATTTCCAAATTACGGTTTTCATCATTCATGGCTTCAACAAAAGCCAGACAGCTTAAATATGATTCTTGGTCCCTATAAATATAGGTCATTTTGATTTTAATCTCTCTTTCcacttctctctttctttttttgtgcTTTTAGTCTTCATCATTAATAGCTTCGATCATTATATTTCATTAAAAAATGATTTTAGTTTGTACAAATATAATAAGTGACCTATAAATATCCCTGCAAATGCTTCATTGAGCCTAGGGGCGTATCATGTTTTTGGTGGACTGAAAAGTATGAAAGGACACACAAGGTTCAAGTAAAATGGTTCTCACAGAAATCCTGACCACCTGAAATCCTCTGAAGTGTGCGCCTGGAAGGATCCATTTTGTAGCGAACTGAACCAATACGGAATATACGTTCTACAAAATCAACCCATTACTTTCAGCCAGTaaggaaaaacaaagataaaTAGAACACAGAGCATAAATAAGCTTTAATAGCACGTTAAACAAATAGTCTGCAGCTTTATGATATGACAAACTCTCATGGAAAGAATGTTTCCTACTATTTGCATGGGAACCAACGCAAGCTGCACCTTTTTGCTCTCTCTTTTTCCTCTCTACTGCAGCAACAGCAAGTGTGGCCTCCTAAAATGATGATGAGAAACTGTTAAGTTCACTGACTAAGAAAGATCTATTTGCATAAAGTAAAATATACCAAAAGCCAAACTAACCTCATTAGCTTGCTTTGAGTTCTTCTCAATGGATTTGGACCATTTTAAACTAGACCCACCAACACTTAATACCTTGGATTTCCAAAGAGAAAACCCACGGGTTGACCTAGTGTAAACAGTATCCATCTTTCTGAAATGAAGCATTTTCTTactaaaataaaacagaaatcaAAAGTTTGCAATTTTGGGCTGCTGGTTGCACACAACCCAAAGCAGGAGAAACAAAGCAAACATAAATGAAGGAGTATCAAATGCTGAGTACCTAACTGCTGATAAGAAGGTACTATTGGAACATGAAGCAGAATTATGAATGACGCTTCTTAAATATGTTGGTCTTTTCCATGGAAATAACTGAGGCAAAACCCTTTGAGAATGCCATGAATTATGGCCATTTTTAGGTGACTTTTTGCCACATAATGTCCAGACTAATGAGGCTCTTAAAGATTTGAATGATCTCCCAGCAACTGAAAAGGATAAAGTTAAGTCTCAGCTCTAACCATGAATAAAGGGAAATAAAGCTATTATATGGAATAGCACCAACAGCTCAAAATTCCTCAGCCAACAGTGAGTCACAGCAAGGGCTGGGAATGGAGAAATCACTCCACCATAAGCTCAAACGAATAGACTCAAGACATGCAGAGATATAACATAAACACAAGCAAAcaacgaaataaaataaaaagctcTAAAAGTTAGGCTCAGGACATATAGAAAATTGTGAAGCTGATATTGGAAGAAAATGCCATTTATGCATTCATATATAAACATATAAAAGAAGAGATGAACACAAACAGAATTCTTGTAAAACAAGGGACACATTTCTAGCAGGTACAAACTAATGGATAGATGCATATAGCAAGCAGTTCAGTGtacttttaaattattatattttaaacagcAAACAGTATTCAACTGAATACATGATATGCATCTACTGCAGCCCCAATCCAAAAGTTATATATTTCCCAACGATGGTATGAGATTCAAAAGAGCAAAAATTATATGGATATGAATTAGGCAAAATAATAAGTTCTCCACCTATACCTTTATGTAACTGCCTCTTACTAAGCTTTCTGTTGCAAAGCACCTTACAAGACCCCTGACCATCAGAATCTAGAGTGGCTTTCGGCACTGCAACAGTCTGGTTCATATTCCTAACTAACTGATTTTTGCACCTCTTGTAGTAGCCTTCAGAGAAGGCTGTTTGGGACTTCTCATCACGAGAATTTGAAGTCGCTACCAACTGATTTGTTTTGGGCTTTGTATATACAATTCTCTTGGTGCTGAAAGAAGAAATGTGTCCATCATTTGCTTCAACTTGGTTCTCCAGCTTACTCAGTGGACTACTTTGATTATCAGGAGTTTCGTACTGATTTGAATCATCTTTGGAAGAGTTTGGTGTATCATTGATATCTATCAGTTTTCTAGGATCTGATGCATTTTCATAGCAACCACTGGAAGGAGGTTCTACCAATGGGGAAGATATATTTTCCTCTGATAATGTGCCAATGGATAGTGAAGGTTTTCTCTGACTCTGCTGAGGGACCTCTGCTACTCCTGTTTTCAAGGTCAGTTGATCTGACACATCAATCCTGCTCCCAGATCTGGTACTCTTTGATAATTCATCTAAGCTCAAAGGTGACTTATTTACAGAAGAGATCTGAGTAAAAGAAACTGTAGTAGGCTGTCTTACAAGACTGTTACCTTTACGAATGTAAGAGGTATTCTGAAAGTTTCCTTTCCTATCTAGAATTTGCCTTTTGGGAAGAAATTTTCCTGGCGAAAGCTTGTTTCCAGGTAAAGAACCTTGAGAATTATTACCAGAACGTCGCCAAGTTCGAGGATTTGAGAGATGGGTTGAAGAGGCAGATGTCTTTGAATTTGACTTTGAAATGATGAACGAACGACCCTTTTGAGTTTTTGGCATGGCACCTCCAAGGGTATTTTTGCTCCCATTTTCTGAAAAATAAGAAACTGGACCATTATTTGAAACCTTGGAGTTGACTTGGGATGATTGTCGCATTAGATTCCTCTCAACTGGGTTACTATGCCCAGTTGCATTAGCTGACTTCATAATCTTATTAGTATGCTGTATTGGTGAAGTACAAGTAGGCAAATCAGAACCATGTTCAACTGCAGATATATCCCCACAATTGTTTTCATCTTGGATTGATGTACAATTTAAATTCCCTCTCTCAGGTGCTTCCGATATCCCTTGAGAACACACATCTGATGGTGCTTCAGGTGCATCCTCCTCCAAATCACCATCGGAAGGATGGGACACAATGCTCTGTTGATGAATTAAACTGTCCTTCATATCTCCCTTATTATATCCAGACGCCAAAATGTCAGTTTGCATTTGAGTGCCATTTTCTTTGCATTCACCATCCAACAATGGGAACTGAATGTCCAAGTCCTCACGAAGTGAATAAGATGCAAAATCTGAGTTCTTTAATTCAAAATGGTCAGAACTCATGGTTTCATTATTTGCATATCTAGCGTCACAAGAACCTCCAACAAAATTGTCAGACAATTTCCTACTATCCTCTGAACATGACAATGATTGTGCACTAAACAGAACATCCATGCTTGACAATGCAACTTCTTTTTCGGGTGCTTGTTTATCACTGAAAGAAACAGGAAAATCCGCACAAGATTTGGATACCACAACTGCATCACTCAACTCAGAGGTAGTCGTGACTTTGATCCCTTTAGATAATAGTGAAAGATAATTTGCATCATCAATCTCATTATCTCTAACACAAAGCTCAGCCTCTGAAAGCTCCTTTTTCCCATGTAAAGTAATGATCCCATTCAAGCACGATTCCAGGTTAGAACCTAAGCTTTGAACAGATTGATCCAAAACTTCTGAACAACATGCATCCTTCACCTTCACACTTGAGGCAGTATCCCAATCATTTGCATGGCTAACTGAATTTACAGGTTTTGGAGAAATTCCCTCCATCTTTGAGTGCAAAAACTTTGAATGAGTCCTAgcttttctctttttcatattGTTTATATCCCCTTCACCAAATCCAACAGAAAGATTAGAACTTGAAAATGGCTCTTCCTTGCCACAATTCTCAGAAGATATGGCAGCGTAACTGGGGGAAACATCCTTCACAGCATCATTAGTGATGTCAGAACACTGACCAGCGGTACCATCTTCTAAATTGACCAGTCCACTATAAGAACCCTGTGTCACAGCAATAGCATTTTGTATGCAATCTGTACCAGAGTGAATCTTAATTTTTCCTGAATTTGAAGGGGCAGACATTGCGCTGCTTGATGCAGGGTTGATCACGTCTGGATTTTCTTCCAAAATAGCATACTTGGTGATAATAGTAGGGACCATAAGTCCAAAACCAGATTCACCAGTAAGACCACATTCAGTAACTGTAAGCTTCTCTTTAGATCCTTTAAGATCACCAGAAATTAGGCCATAAACGCTACTAGCAGAGTTATATGTATTAGTGTGATCTGACTTACCAATATTGTCAGCTGAACTAAGAACGCTGTCATCTACTACATCTATAACAAACCCATTCTGTGGACATCTTACATTTGAATAATTCTCACATGATTGAGACTCTTGATTCTGACATAGCTGTTTAATATCACAACCCACATCATTGATTTTGGAAGTACTTCCATTTAATAATTCAGGAACCATGTTAGTATCTGGCATTCTACGCAAGTCATGGACAGAATTATTTGCATCTAAACACTCAGAATCAATCTTTTTAGCTTCACCAGTAGAAGCACAAGATTGAGAATTTGGAATGTTAAGGCCACTTTCAAACCTGGCGGCTCCTTTCTGAGTATCTGAATCTTCATCAGTTTCACATTCTCGTGACCTGGAATGTGGCCCCAAACTCAGCAGGGTTAGATCTCCATTTCTATCTTCAAGCAATTGATTCCGATCCTTTGATAAATTGTATGAACTATGGCCAGGCATTGACATCTTGTCTACAGTGATGTTTTTCTGCTCCAGACAAGGTTCAACTTTGTTGGGAACAGAGACAGATGAAGAACTAGGTATGACTCGATCAGGTTGCACACATCCATGAACCTTATTCACTGATCGTGAATTTGACATTGTAGATTTTGGATTTCCAACAACTTTCTTCACTACTCTCTTGACAACTTTTTTCTTCTTGACAACCCTTGGGGAGGACTTACCAGAGTGAATTTTGGTACTTCCACCTGCAACCTCATTTTTCACACTATCAGTCTCACGGGTGCAAGGTTGAGAACAAGGATTAACAACATTATTCTGTAAGCTTAAATCATTCACAGATCCAGAGCAGTCATTCACTTTGCATGATGAGCTATTCAAAGTTACAACATCCCTAGATACTTTTGCAGCTTCCAAACCAGAACAATCACTATCGGATACTGAaaccttttttctcttttctgaGGGAGTTAAATCAGCATCAGAGACAGAATTCATATTTGTATCAGTAACAACAGTCGAAGTCGAAGCGGTCACAATAGCCTTCGCAACCAGGGAATTTGATTCAAAAGAGATATCAAGTTCCACAGGACTtccttccctttcttcttgtTTCATCCCATGACCTACATGCCCACACTGCTCCTTGCCCCTGAAATCATTAGTGTTAGACTCAGCAGAATAACCAGCATTCCGTAATTGTTCAATCTCACGATTCCTATAACTTGGTTTTGCATTCTGGATCCTAAGAAGAGCACTCTTCTTTTGAACCTGTTTCTTTAGAGAAGGTCGCCATAATTCATGACCAAACTCCCTGTTGTTCCCTCTGCCACTATATCTACCCGATTCCCATCCATATTCCTCACGCGTCCCAACGCgaaaatcatcatcaacattcTTAGCAAAACCAATCTCGCCGGTCCCCAATTCGAACCGTGAATCAGGCAACTCCTTAGGTCCCCTCCTCTCATTCAACCACCTCTTGCCTTCGCCATGCCCATCTCTTCTTCCAACCCTGGGAATCTTATCCTCGAATTCCACACTATACCCGCGAACATACCCCCCGGGTTTCAAATCAATATTAATCTCCCTTGACATCGCCGGTGGCGCCCTGCCGAAGCCTCCGTTGGGCAAGTCGTGTCTGGGTGGCAAATCCCCAACGCCGCGGCGGTGGTAATTGTGGTAATTAGCATCATTACCGCTGCCGCAACCAAACTCCTCATCCTTCCTAGGGTTACCCTCATACTCATACtcaagtctccacctggagcgATCGGGATCGTATCGAATCTTTTCGGCCGGATATGCCGAGGGCGGCAGCGAGACCCCTTCACGGTGTTGGCGCAATTCACTGTCAAGATCAACGGGGGTATAATTCCTCGGAAGGAGACAGTCGGGAGCGATCCTACGGCCAGGGTTAGGGTCCCAGCGTGTTTCAGTGTCGAAACGAGGAAAATTGCGGCGGGGGAAAGGATCGCCCGGGAGGATTCGGCTGGCAATCCTGGGGGATTGGGAAAATGGCTGATTGTGGTTGTTGGAGATTGGGTGTTCTTCTTGGAAGGGACGATTAGGGTAGTTAGGGGAATTGAATTGGGGGAATTGGTTTTGATGGGATGGCGGGTGGTTGTTATTGGGGGCATAAGGAGGCGGAGGAGGAGGTGTGCGGATGGTGCGATAGCGGAGGGGTTGTGCTTGGGGAGGAGGGGCTGGCGGAGTGGGGAGGGACGGGGGCGGAGGGGGCGGCGGAGGGAGGTGGCTGTGGTTGTGATGAGGAGGGGGAGGGGCGTACCTAGTGTGGTTGGTGTTGTTGTCGTCGTTGTTGTGATCATGGtggctgtggtggtggtggtggacgTAGTGGGAGTGGTGTTGGTCCATGACAGTTGATAAAGGATGGTAGTGGTACTCTGCGACCAAGTGGGGGATTGGTGGCGGCGGAGATTGGATCGATATCACCCTGCGTGTGTTAGTTAACTTGCAAGGCTCTCCTTTGCTGGATCCAACAACGGCGTTTCCGTGATTTTTGTTTGGAATTGTCGCTCCGGCTGCTTCGGCTGCTTCAGAGTGAATAATTATACAGTAGCCCCACACATCTAAATCTTTTGgcaattaaattcaatgaaattGACTCAAATCTAACAAAACTTGATGTGCGTTCAAAATCAAGCCGTGTTTTTTTATTTCGTATTTTTCCCGTATGCCTCCTTCTATTAATGttactatttctattttttttctcttctttttcatatattattatagttatttttttttaatttttataatttttttgttttattttttaaaaaagaataaaacaaaaaatataaaagaatgaaataaataagaataaataaaaaaataaaagatgagataaaaaatgaaaaagatttttaaatggtacataatttataaaaaaaaaatagtactaaaattctttaataatagcacataatttttttattttgacaaaatatagaaatatttttttaattttgtacttttttatcttattattcttcttcgtttctttcttcttttcttttctcttttgctcttattttttcttttaagaacaTTATTTCTTATATTAGCCTTGAATGAACATGTCTATATCATATTATAATCTTATTTAGTTGAATAAATATAAGTTTACATTTATTGGAttgaatttttgttaaaaatataaatagtaccaaaatttgtttaaaataaatTGCATACTAAAAGAGCACGTTAACTCTATAAAATGAAATAAGATAGtaccaaaattacttaaaattgacactaaaaatttaataacacgacataaaaaatattaaatctttCTAAACAAAATTACACATTCAGTGAATTGAATGCTTatcttatatataaaataatacaaaaatctaaaaaataacactGAAATGTCTTCACTCTTGAAATTTTCAACTAAatgatgtgataaaattaaactcatttcatGAATACTTGAGTTACAGAttcacaaattttaataaaaaaaataagtgaaaGAATTTGTATATAATATCGCAAAATTAAGCATAACACAATAATTCTTCTTTTAAGAAAAGGATGACGTAtctgaaatataaaataatacaataattttttaattttgacaataaaattttattacaaaacacaaaaatttcttctttaatattgtatttttttttctttttattattcttctttcttgcttttttgtTGCTCTTAATTCGTCTTTTAGGAGCATTACTTCTTATATTAGATTTGAATGAACATGTCTGTACTGTATTGCAATcttatttagttgaatgaatgtaggttcacaCTTATTTGAGTTGAATTCTTGTTAgaaacaaaaataacaccaaaatatgTTGACTCTAATACCGAAATGTCTTTACTCCAATACTAAAATTTTCAACTAAATAATGTGATAGAATTAAGAATTTATTTTATGAAAACTTGAGTTGCaaatttacaaattttaatagaaaagaaataaataaaaattttgtagaTAACACAGTGAAATTAAATATAACAAGTACGAAAATTTGA
This region of Arachis hypogaea cultivar Tifrunner chromosome 8, arahy.Tifrunner.gnm2.J5K5, whole genome shotgun sequence genomic DNA includes:
- the LOC112706494 gene encoding uncharacterized protein isoform X11; protein product: MDQHHSHYVHHHHHSHHDHNNDDNNTNHTRYAPPPPHHNHSHLPPPPPPPPSLPTPPAPPPQAQPLRYRTIRTPPPPPPYAPNNNHPPSHQNQFPQFNSPNYPNRPFQEEHPISNNHNQPFSQSPRIASRILPGDPFPRRNFPRFDTETRWDPNPGRRIAPDCLLPRNYTPVDLDSELRQHREGVSLPPSAYPAEKIRYDPDRSRWRLEYEYEGNPRKDEEFGCGSGNDANYHNYHRRGVGDLPPRHDLPNGGFGRAPPAMSREINIDLKPGGYVRGYSVEFEDKIPRVGRRDGHGEGKRWLNERRGPKELPDSRFELGTGEIGFAKNVDDDFRVGTREEYGWESGRYSGRGNNREFGHELWRPSLKKQVQKKSALLRIQNAKPSYRNREIEQLRNAGYSAESNTNDFRGKEQCGHVGHGMKQEEREGSPVELDISFESNSLVAKAIVTASTSTVVTDTNMNSVSDADLTPSEKRKKVSVSDSDCSGLEAAKVSRDVVTLNSSSCKVNDCSGSVNDLSLQNNVVNPCSQPCTRETDSVKNEVAGGSTKIHSGKSSPRVVKKKKVVKRVVKKVVGNPKSTMSNSRSVNKVHGCVQPDRVIPSSSSVSVPNKVEPCLEQKNITVDKMSMPGHSSYNLSKDRNQLLEDRNGDLTLLSLGPHSRSRECETDEDSDTQKGAARFESGLNIPNSQSCASTGEAKKIDSECLDANNSVHDLRRMPDTNMVPELLNGSTSKINDVGCDIKQLCQNQESQSCENYSNVRCPQNGFVIDVVDDSVLSSADNIGKSDHTNTYNSASSVYGLISGDLKGSKEKLTVTECGLTGESGFGLMVPTIITKYAILEENPDVINPASSSAMSAPSNSGKIKIHSGTDCIQNAIAVTQGSYSGLVNLEDGTAGQCSDITNDAVKDVSPSYAAISSENCGKEEPFSSSNLSVGFGEGDINNMKKRKARTHSKFLHSKMEGISPKPVNSVSHANDWDTASSVKVKDACCSEVLDQSVQSLGSNLESCLNGIITLHGKKELSEAELCVRDNEIDDANYLSLLSKGIKVTTTSELSDAVVVSKSCADFPVSFSDKQAPEKEVALSSMDVLFSAQSLSCSEDSRKLSDNFVGGSCDARYANNETMSSDHFELKNSDFASYSLREDLDIQFPLLDGECKENGTQMQTDILASGYNKGDMKDSLIHQQSIVSHPSDGDLEEDAPEAPSDVCSQGISEAPERGNLNCTSIQDENNCGDISAVEHGSDLPTCTSPIQHTNKIMKSANATGHSNPVERNLMRQSSQVNSKVSNNGPVSYFSENGSKNTLGGAMPKTQKGRSFIISKSNSKTSASSTHLSNPRTWRRSGNNSQGSLPGNKLSPGKFLPKRQILDRKGNFQNTSYIRKGNSLVRQPTTVSFTQISSVNKSPLSLDELSKSTRSGSRIDVSDQLTLKTGVAEVPQQSQRKPSLSIGTLSEENISSPLVEPPSSGCYENASDPRKLIDINDTPNSSKDDSNQYETPDNQSSPLSKLENQVEANDGHISSFSTKRIVYTKPKTNQLVATSNSRDEKSQTAFSEGYYKRCKNQLVRNMNQTVAVPKATLDSDGQGSCKVLCNRKLSKRQLHKVAGRSFKSLRASLVWTLCGKKSPKNGHNSWHSQRVLPQLFPWKRPTYLRSVIHNSASCSNSTFLSAVRSTRGFSLWKSKVLSVGGSSLKWSKSIEKNSKQANEEATLAVAAVERKKREQKERIFRIGSVRYKMDPSRRTLQRISGGQDFYDESLSSATADSGLVVKRAYIPRRLVIGNDEYVRIGNGNQLIRDPKKRTRKLANEKVRWSLHTARQRLARKQKYCQFFTRFGKCNKEGGKCPYVHDPSKIAVCTKFLNGLCSTPSCKLTHKVIPERMPDCSYFLQGLCTNRNCPYRHVNVNPKASVCEGFLKGYCADGNECRKKHSCICPTFQATGTCTKGTRCKLHHPEKQKGKKRKRSGDQSNSNSRGRYFASVPINVSEAGIVVIPGQRDLSDDLEGELTDYISLQDDYTKTVGQSLALTLCDSDSLSLQLEDYEVNIKPTLLMKTKGTPRSSWSSVLQS